A single Anabrus simplex isolate iqAnaSimp1 chromosome 10, ASM4041472v1, whole genome shotgun sequence DNA region contains:
- the LOC136882263 gene encoding chymotrypsin-2, with product MQAYICVLLVSCVASSLGAPQLDIGSRVINGENASPGEIPYIVSLRRGNSHFCGGSILNANWVITAAHCVVSTSASSVTVVTGTTTLNAGGNKYSVSRIINHSGYSAAASWRNDIALLKVASPIQLSSSIQPVKLPAANKNQGAGLPVLVSGWGYSSYPGWTLPNNLQKLNLQLVSNEDCQSRHTGNIYETSVCASAGNGKGVCNGDSGGPLVEASSGELVGIVSWGRPCAVGYPDVYTRVAKYIDWINANAVN from the exons ATGCAAGCATACATCTGTGTTCTGCTCGTCTCCTGCGTGGCAAGCTCCTTGG GAGCACCACAATTGGACATTGGTAGCAGGGTCATCAATGGAGAGAATGCATCTCCTGGTGAAATACCATACATT GTCTCCCTGCGGAGGGGCAACAGCCACTTCTGCGGTGGTTCAATCTTGAATGCCAACTGGGTTATTACAGCAGCCCACTGCGTTGTTAG CACCTCTGCCAGCTCAGTGACTGTAGTGACAGGCACCACGACGCTCAATGCTGGAGGTAACAAATATTCAGTGTCTCGCATCATAAACCACTCTGGCTATTCTGCTGCAGCTTCCTGGCGCAATGACATTGCTCTTCTTAAG GTGGCCTCTCCCATCCAGCTGAGCAGCTCAATTCAACCAGTGAAGCTCCCTGCAGCAAACAAGAATCAAGGAGCTGGTCTCCCTGTGCTCGTCAGTGGCTGGGGATATTCAAGT TATCCTGGTTGGACGCTGCCTAACAACCTACAGAAGTTGAACCTTCAGCTCGTCTCCAACGAGGACTGCCAATCCAGACATACGGGCAACATCTACGAGACCAGCGTATGTGCCAGTGCTGGCAACGGCAAGGGAGTCTGCAAT GGTGATTCTGGCGGTCCTCTCGTAGAAGCATCTAGTGGTGAGCTGGTAGGCATCGTGTCCTGGGGACGTCCCTGTGCTGTAGGCTATCCTGATGTGTACACTCGAGTTGCAAAATACATTGATTGGATAAACGCAAATGCTGTGAACTAA